A region of Saimiri boliviensis isolate mSaiBol1 chromosome 10, mSaiBol1.pri, whole genome shotgun sequence DNA encodes the following proteins:
- the MRPS24 gene encoding small ribosomal subunit protein uS3m, whose product MAASVCGGLLGPRVLSCSRELPCTWRALHTSAVCAKNQAARVRVSKGDKPVTYEEAHAPHYIAHRKGWLSLHTGNLDGEDHAAERTVEDIFLRKFMWGTFPGCLADQLVIKRRANQLEICALVLRQLPAHKFYFLVGYSETLLSHFFKCPVRLHLQTVPSKVVYKYI is encoded by the exons ATGGCGGCCTCCGTGTGCGGCGGGTTGCTGGGGCCAAGG GTGCTGTCCTGTAGCCGAGAACTGCCTTGCACGTGGCGCGCCCTGCATACCTCTGCGGTCTGCGCCAAG AACCAGGCGGCCCGAGTCCGCGTGAGCAAGGGAGACAAGCCGGTGACCTACGAGGAGGCACACGCGCCGCACTACATCGCCCACCGAAAGGGCTGGCTGTCGCTGCACACAG GTAACCTGGATGGGGAGGACCATGCTGCAGAGCGAACGGTGGAGGATATTTTCCTTCGAAAGTTCATGTGGGGTACCTTCCCAGGCTGCCTGGCTGACCAGCTGGTTATAAAGCGCCGGGCTAACCAGCTGGAGATCTGTGCCCTGGTCCTGAGGCAGCTGCCTGCACACAAATTCTACTTCCTTGTGGGCTATAGTGAAACTTTGCTGTCCCACTTTTTCAAATGTCCTGTGCGACTCCACCTCCAAACTGTGCCCTCAAAGGTTGTATATAAGTATATCTAG
- the URGCP gene encoding up-regulator of cell proliferation isoform X3 yields the protein MEGDDCEFRYGDGANEAQDNDFPTVERSRFQEMLSLLGLETYQVQKLSLQDSLQISFDSMKNWAPQVPKDLPWNFLRKLQALNADARNTTMVLDVLPDARPVEKESQMEEEIIYWDPADDLAADIYSFSELPTPDTPVNPLDLLCALLLSSDSFLQQEIVLKMALCQFALPLVLPDSENHYHTFLLWAMRGMVRTWWSQPPRGVGSFREDSVVSSRVPAFAFVRMDVSSNSKSQLLNAVLSAGHRQWDCFWHRDLHLGTNAREISDGLVEISWFFPCGKEDVDVFPEPVAFLNLRGDIGSHWLQFKLLTEISSAVFILTDNISKKEYKLLYSMKESTTKYYFILSPYRGKRNTNLRFLNKLIPVLKIDHSHVLVKVSSTDSDSFVKRIRAIVGNVLRAPCRRLSVEDMAHVARKLGLRVDEDCEECQKAKDRMERITRKIKDSDAYRRDELRLQGDPWRKAAQVEKEFCQLQWAVDPPEKHRAELRRRLLELRMQQNGHDPSSGVQEFISGISSPSPSEKQYFLRWMEWGLARVAQPRLRQPPETLLTLRPKHGGPTDLGEPLWPEPLGVEHFLREMGQFYEAESCLVEAGRLPAGQRRFAHFPGLASELLLTGLPLELIDGSTLSMPVRWVTGLLKELHTRLERRSRLVVLSALGVPCTGKSTLLNTMFGLRFATGRSCGPRGAFMQLITVAEGFSQDLGCDHILVIDSGGLIGGALTSAGDRFELEASLATLLMGLSNVTVISLAETKDIPAAILHAFLRLEKTGHMPNYQFVYQNLHDVSVPGPRPRDKRQLLDPPGDLSRAAAQMEKQGDGFRALAGLAFCDPEKQHIWHIPGLWHGAPPMAAVSLAYSEAIFELKRCLLENIRNGLSNQNKNIQQLIELVRRL from the exons ATGGAAGGAGATGATTGCGAGTTCCGTTACGGAG ATGGTGCAAATGAGGCTCAGGACAATGATTTTCCAACAG TGGAGAGAAGCAGGTTTCAAGAAATGCTGTCACTTTTGGGCCTAGAGACGTACCAGGTCCAGAAACTCAGTCTCCAGGACTCTCTGCAGATCAGTTTTGACAGCATGAAGAACTGGGCCCCTCAGGTTCCCAAAGACTTACCCTGGAATTTCCTCAGGAAGCTGCAGGCCCTCAATGCTGATGCCAGGAATACCACCATGGTGCTGGATGTGCTCCCAGATGCCAGGCCTGTGGAGAAGGAGAGCCAGATGGAAGAGGAGATCATCTACTGGGACCCAGCTGATGACCTTGCTGCCGACATTTATTCCTTTTCTGAGCTGCCCACCCCAGACACGCCAGTGAACCCCTTAGACCTTCTCTGTGCCCTGCTGCTCTCCTCAGACAGTTTTCTGCAACAAGAAATAGTGTTGAAAATGGCCCTCTGCCAGTTTGCACTCCCGCTCGTGTTGCCTGACTCGGAGAACCACTACCATACATTTCTGCTATGGGCCATGCGGGGCATGGTGAGGACATGGTGGTCCCAGCCCCCACGGGGCGTGGGGAGCTTCCGGGAAGACAGCGTGGTCTCGTCCAGGGTGCCCGCCTTCGCCTTTGTGCGCATGGATGTCAGTAGCAACTCCAAGTCTCAGCTTCTCAACGCCGTCCTCAGCGCAGGCCACAGGCAGTGGGACTGCTTCTGGCATCGGGACCTCCACTTGGGCACCAATGCCCGGGAGATTTCGGATGGGCTGGTAGAAATTTCCTGGTTTTTTCCCTGTGGAAAGGAGGACGTGGACGTTTTCCCGGAACCTGTGGCCTTTCTGAACCTGAGAGGCGACATCGGGTCTCACTGGCTGCAGTTTAAGCTCTTGACAGAAATCTCCTCCGCCGTGTTTATATTGACCGACAACATCAGTAAGAAGGAATACAAATTGCTGTACTCCATGAAGGAGTCCACCACAAAGTACTACTTCATCCTGAGTCCCTACCGTGGGAAACGCAACACAAACCTGAGGTTTCTGAATAAGTTGATTCCTGTGCTGAAAATAGACCACTCGCACGTCCTGGTGAAGGTCAGCAGCACCGACAGCGACAGCTTCGTGAAGAGGATCCGGGCCATCGTCGGGAACGTGTTGCGGGCGCCCTGCAGGCGGCTGTCTGTGGAGGACATGGCACACGTGGCCCGCAAGCTGGGCCTCAGGGTCGACGAGGACTGTGAGGAGTGCCAGAAGGCGAAAGACCGGATGGAGAGGATTACCCGGAAAATCAAGGACTCAGATGCCTACCGGAGGGATGAGCTGAGGCTGCAGGGGGACCCCTGGAGAAAGGCAGCCCAAGTGGAGAAGGAGTTCTGCCAGCTCCAGTGGGCCGTGGACCCCCCCGAGAAGCACAGGGCTGAGCTGAGGCGGCGGCTGCTAGAACTTCGAATGCAGCAGAACGGCCACGATCCCTCCTCGGGGGTGCAGGAGTTCATCTCGGGGATCAGCAGCCCCTCCCCGAGTGAGAAGCAGTACTTCCTGAGGTGGATGGAGTGGGGCTTGGCGAGGGTGGCCCAGCCGAGACTGAGACAGCCTCCGGAGACGCTTCTCACCCTGAGACCAAAGCACGGGGGCCCCACAGACTTGGGGGAGCCGCTCTGGCCTGAGCCCCTGGGGGTGGAACACTTCCTGCGGGAGATGGGCCAGTTTTACGAGGCCGAGAGCTGCCTCGTGGAGGCAGGAAGGCTGCCGGCAGGCCAGAGGCGTTTTGCCCACTTCCCCGGCTTGGCCTCGGAGCTGCTGCTGACAGGGCTGCCTCTGGAGCTGATCGACGGGAGCACCCTGAGCATGCCTGTCCGCTGGGTCACGGGGCTCCTGAAGGAGCTGCACACCCGACTGGAGAGACGCTCAAGGCTGGTGGTCCTGTCAGCCCTCGGGGTGCCGTGCACAGGCAAGTCCACGCTCCTCAACACCATGTTTGGGCTGCGGTTTGCCACAGGGAGGAGCTGTGGTCCTCGAGGAGCCTTCATGCAGCTCATCACAGTGGCCGAGGGCTTCAGCCAGGACCTGGGCTGTGACCACATCCTGGTGATAGACTCCGGGGGGTTGATAGGTGGGGCCTTGACCTCAGCTGGGGACAGGTTTGAGCTGGAGGCTTCCTTGGCCACCCTGCTCATGGGGCTGAGCAATGTCACCGTGATCAGCTTAGCTGAAACCAAGGACATTCCAGCAGCTATTCTGCATGCATTTCTGAGGCTGGAAAAAACGGGGCACATGCCCAACTACCAGTTTGTATACCAGAACCTTCATGATGTATCTGTTCCTGGCCCCAGGCCGAGAGACAAGAGACAGCTCCTAGATCCACCTGGTGACCTGAGCAGAGCTGCAGCCCAGATGGAGAAACAGGGTGACGGCTTCCGGGCGCTGGCAGGCCTGGCCTTCTGCGATCCTGAGAAGCAGCACATCTGGCACATCCCTGGCCTGTGGCACGGAGCACCTCCCATGGCCGCAGTGAGCTTGGCCTACAGTGAAGCCATATTTGAATTGAAGAGATGCCTACTGGAAAACATCAGGAATGGCCTgtccaaccaaaacaaaaacatccaGCAGCTCATTGAGCTGGTGAGACGGCTGTGA
- the URGCP gene encoding up-regulator of cell proliferation isoform X1, which yields MASPGIEVEVLGKGHSDLGEVAPEIKASERRTAVAIADLEWREMEGDDCEFRYGDGANEAQDNDFPTVERSRFQEMLSLLGLETYQVQKLSLQDSLQISFDSMKNWAPQVPKDLPWNFLRKLQALNADARNTTMVLDVLPDARPVEKESQMEEEIIYWDPADDLAADIYSFSELPTPDTPVNPLDLLCALLLSSDSFLQQEIVLKMALCQFALPLVLPDSENHYHTFLLWAMRGMVRTWWSQPPRGVGSFREDSVVSSRVPAFAFVRMDVSSNSKSQLLNAVLSAGHRQWDCFWHRDLHLGTNAREISDGLVEISWFFPCGKEDVDVFPEPVAFLNLRGDIGSHWLQFKLLTEISSAVFILTDNISKKEYKLLYSMKESTTKYYFILSPYRGKRNTNLRFLNKLIPVLKIDHSHVLVKVSSTDSDSFVKRIRAIVGNVLRAPCRRLSVEDMAHVARKLGLRVDEDCEECQKAKDRMERITRKIKDSDAYRRDELRLQGDPWRKAAQVEKEFCQLQWAVDPPEKHRAELRRRLLELRMQQNGHDPSSGVQEFISGISSPSPSEKQYFLRWMEWGLARVAQPRLRQPPETLLTLRPKHGGPTDLGEPLWPEPLGVEHFLREMGQFYEAESCLVEAGRLPAGQRRFAHFPGLASELLLTGLPLELIDGSTLSMPVRWVTGLLKELHTRLERRSRLVVLSALGVPCTGKSTLLNTMFGLRFATGRSCGPRGAFMQLITVAEGFSQDLGCDHILVIDSGGLIGGALTSAGDRFELEASLATLLMGLSNVTVISLAETKDIPAAILHAFLRLEKTGHMPNYQFVYQNLHDVSVPGPRPRDKRQLLDPPGDLSRAAAQMEKQGDGFRALAGLAFCDPEKQHIWHIPGLWHGAPPMAAVSLAYSEAIFELKRCLLENIRNGLSNQNKNIQQLIELVRRL from the exons gatagaAGTGGAAGTACTGGGCAAAGg GCATTCAGATTTGGGAGAAGTAGCCCCAGAAATAAAAGCATCAGAGAGACGGACAGCTGTGGCCATTGCAG atttggAATGGAGAGAAATGGAAGGAGATGATTGCGAGTTCCGTTACGGAG ATGGTGCAAATGAGGCTCAGGACAATGATTTTCCAACAG TGGAGAGAAGCAGGTTTCAAGAAATGCTGTCACTTTTGGGCCTAGAGACGTACCAGGTCCAGAAACTCAGTCTCCAGGACTCTCTGCAGATCAGTTTTGACAGCATGAAGAACTGGGCCCCTCAGGTTCCCAAAGACTTACCCTGGAATTTCCTCAGGAAGCTGCAGGCCCTCAATGCTGATGCCAGGAATACCACCATGGTGCTGGATGTGCTCCCAGATGCCAGGCCTGTGGAGAAGGAGAGCCAGATGGAAGAGGAGATCATCTACTGGGACCCAGCTGATGACCTTGCTGCCGACATTTATTCCTTTTCTGAGCTGCCCACCCCAGACACGCCAGTGAACCCCTTAGACCTTCTCTGTGCCCTGCTGCTCTCCTCAGACAGTTTTCTGCAACAAGAAATAGTGTTGAAAATGGCCCTCTGCCAGTTTGCACTCCCGCTCGTGTTGCCTGACTCGGAGAACCACTACCATACATTTCTGCTATGGGCCATGCGGGGCATGGTGAGGACATGGTGGTCCCAGCCCCCACGGGGCGTGGGGAGCTTCCGGGAAGACAGCGTGGTCTCGTCCAGGGTGCCCGCCTTCGCCTTTGTGCGCATGGATGTCAGTAGCAACTCCAAGTCTCAGCTTCTCAACGCCGTCCTCAGCGCAGGCCACAGGCAGTGGGACTGCTTCTGGCATCGGGACCTCCACTTGGGCACCAATGCCCGGGAGATTTCGGATGGGCTGGTAGAAATTTCCTGGTTTTTTCCCTGTGGAAAGGAGGACGTGGACGTTTTCCCGGAACCTGTGGCCTTTCTGAACCTGAGAGGCGACATCGGGTCTCACTGGCTGCAGTTTAAGCTCTTGACAGAAATCTCCTCCGCCGTGTTTATATTGACCGACAACATCAGTAAGAAGGAATACAAATTGCTGTACTCCATGAAGGAGTCCACCACAAAGTACTACTTCATCCTGAGTCCCTACCGTGGGAAACGCAACACAAACCTGAGGTTTCTGAATAAGTTGATTCCTGTGCTGAAAATAGACCACTCGCACGTCCTGGTGAAGGTCAGCAGCACCGACAGCGACAGCTTCGTGAAGAGGATCCGGGCCATCGTCGGGAACGTGTTGCGGGCGCCCTGCAGGCGGCTGTCTGTGGAGGACATGGCACACGTGGCCCGCAAGCTGGGCCTCAGGGTCGACGAGGACTGTGAGGAGTGCCAGAAGGCGAAAGACCGGATGGAGAGGATTACCCGGAAAATCAAGGACTCAGATGCCTACCGGAGGGATGAGCTGAGGCTGCAGGGGGACCCCTGGAGAAAGGCAGCCCAAGTGGAGAAGGAGTTCTGCCAGCTCCAGTGGGCCGTGGACCCCCCCGAGAAGCACAGGGCTGAGCTGAGGCGGCGGCTGCTAGAACTTCGAATGCAGCAGAACGGCCACGATCCCTCCTCGGGGGTGCAGGAGTTCATCTCGGGGATCAGCAGCCCCTCCCCGAGTGAGAAGCAGTACTTCCTGAGGTGGATGGAGTGGGGCTTGGCGAGGGTGGCCCAGCCGAGACTGAGACAGCCTCCGGAGACGCTTCTCACCCTGAGACCAAAGCACGGGGGCCCCACAGACTTGGGGGAGCCGCTCTGGCCTGAGCCCCTGGGGGTGGAACACTTCCTGCGGGAGATGGGCCAGTTTTACGAGGCCGAGAGCTGCCTCGTGGAGGCAGGAAGGCTGCCGGCAGGCCAGAGGCGTTTTGCCCACTTCCCCGGCTTGGCCTCGGAGCTGCTGCTGACAGGGCTGCCTCTGGAGCTGATCGACGGGAGCACCCTGAGCATGCCTGTCCGCTGGGTCACGGGGCTCCTGAAGGAGCTGCACACCCGACTGGAGAGACGCTCAAGGCTGGTGGTCCTGTCAGCCCTCGGGGTGCCGTGCACAGGCAAGTCCACGCTCCTCAACACCATGTTTGGGCTGCGGTTTGCCACAGGGAGGAGCTGTGGTCCTCGAGGAGCCTTCATGCAGCTCATCACAGTGGCCGAGGGCTTCAGCCAGGACCTGGGCTGTGACCACATCCTGGTGATAGACTCCGGGGGGTTGATAGGTGGGGCCTTGACCTCAGCTGGGGACAGGTTTGAGCTGGAGGCTTCCTTGGCCACCCTGCTCATGGGGCTGAGCAATGTCACCGTGATCAGCTTAGCTGAAACCAAGGACATTCCAGCAGCTATTCTGCATGCATTTCTGAGGCTGGAAAAAACGGGGCACATGCCCAACTACCAGTTTGTATACCAGAACCTTCATGATGTATCTGTTCCTGGCCCCAGGCCGAGAGACAAGAGACAGCTCCTAGATCCACCTGGTGACCTGAGCAGAGCTGCAGCCCAGATGGAGAAACAGGGTGACGGCTTCCGGGCGCTGGCAGGCCTGGCCTTCTGCGATCCTGAGAAGCAGCACATCTGGCACATCCCTGGCCTGTGGCACGGAGCACCTCCCATGGCCGCAGTGAGCTTGGCCTACAGTGAAGCCATATTTGAATTGAAGAGATGCCTACTGGAAAACATCAGGAATGGCCTgtccaaccaaaacaaaaacatccaGCAGCTCATTGAGCTGGTGAGACGGCTGTGA
- the URGCP gene encoding up-regulator of cell proliferation isoform X2 yields the protein MASPGHSDLGEVAPEIKASERRTAVAIADLEWREMEGDDCEFRYGDGANEAQDNDFPTVERSRFQEMLSLLGLETYQVQKLSLQDSLQISFDSMKNWAPQVPKDLPWNFLRKLQALNADARNTTMVLDVLPDARPVEKESQMEEEIIYWDPADDLAADIYSFSELPTPDTPVNPLDLLCALLLSSDSFLQQEIVLKMALCQFALPLVLPDSENHYHTFLLWAMRGMVRTWWSQPPRGVGSFREDSVVSSRVPAFAFVRMDVSSNSKSQLLNAVLSAGHRQWDCFWHRDLHLGTNAREISDGLVEISWFFPCGKEDVDVFPEPVAFLNLRGDIGSHWLQFKLLTEISSAVFILTDNISKKEYKLLYSMKESTTKYYFILSPYRGKRNTNLRFLNKLIPVLKIDHSHVLVKVSSTDSDSFVKRIRAIVGNVLRAPCRRLSVEDMAHVARKLGLRVDEDCEECQKAKDRMERITRKIKDSDAYRRDELRLQGDPWRKAAQVEKEFCQLQWAVDPPEKHRAELRRRLLELRMQQNGHDPSSGVQEFISGISSPSPSEKQYFLRWMEWGLARVAQPRLRQPPETLLTLRPKHGGPTDLGEPLWPEPLGVEHFLREMGQFYEAESCLVEAGRLPAGQRRFAHFPGLASELLLTGLPLELIDGSTLSMPVRWVTGLLKELHTRLERRSRLVVLSALGVPCTGKSTLLNTMFGLRFATGRSCGPRGAFMQLITVAEGFSQDLGCDHILVIDSGGLIGGALTSAGDRFELEASLATLLMGLSNVTVISLAETKDIPAAILHAFLRLEKTGHMPNYQFVYQNLHDVSVPGPRPRDKRQLLDPPGDLSRAAAQMEKQGDGFRALAGLAFCDPEKQHIWHIPGLWHGAPPMAAVSLAYSEAIFELKRCLLENIRNGLSNQNKNIQQLIELVRRL from the exons GCATTCAGATTTGGGAGAAGTAGCCCCAGAAATAAAAGCATCAGAGAGACGGACAGCTGTGGCCATTGCAG atttggAATGGAGAGAAATGGAAGGAGATGATTGCGAGTTCCGTTACGGAG ATGGTGCAAATGAGGCTCAGGACAATGATTTTCCAACAG TGGAGAGAAGCAGGTTTCAAGAAATGCTGTCACTTTTGGGCCTAGAGACGTACCAGGTCCAGAAACTCAGTCTCCAGGACTCTCTGCAGATCAGTTTTGACAGCATGAAGAACTGGGCCCCTCAGGTTCCCAAAGACTTACCCTGGAATTTCCTCAGGAAGCTGCAGGCCCTCAATGCTGATGCCAGGAATACCACCATGGTGCTGGATGTGCTCCCAGATGCCAGGCCTGTGGAGAAGGAGAGCCAGATGGAAGAGGAGATCATCTACTGGGACCCAGCTGATGACCTTGCTGCCGACATTTATTCCTTTTCTGAGCTGCCCACCCCAGACACGCCAGTGAACCCCTTAGACCTTCTCTGTGCCCTGCTGCTCTCCTCAGACAGTTTTCTGCAACAAGAAATAGTGTTGAAAATGGCCCTCTGCCAGTTTGCACTCCCGCTCGTGTTGCCTGACTCGGAGAACCACTACCATACATTTCTGCTATGGGCCATGCGGGGCATGGTGAGGACATGGTGGTCCCAGCCCCCACGGGGCGTGGGGAGCTTCCGGGAAGACAGCGTGGTCTCGTCCAGGGTGCCCGCCTTCGCCTTTGTGCGCATGGATGTCAGTAGCAACTCCAAGTCTCAGCTTCTCAACGCCGTCCTCAGCGCAGGCCACAGGCAGTGGGACTGCTTCTGGCATCGGGACCTCCACTTGGGCACCAATGCCCGGGAGATTTCGGATGGGCTGGTAGAAATTTCCTGGTTTTTTCCCTGTGGAAAGGAGGACGTGGACGTTTTCCCGGAACCTGTGGCCTTTCTGAACCTGAGAGGCGACATCGGGTCTCACTGGCTGCAGTTTAAGCTCTTGACAGAAATCTCCTCCGCCGTGTTTATATTGACCGACAACATCAGTAAGAAGGAATACAAATTGCTGTACTCCATGAAGGAGTCCACCACAAAGTACTACTTCATCCTGAGTCCCTACCGTGGGAAACGCAACACAAACCTGAGGTTTCTGAATAAGTTGATTCCTGTGCTGAAAATAGACCACTCGCACGTCCTGGTGAAGGTCAGCAGCACCGACAGCGACAGCTTCGTGAAGAGGATCCGGGCCATCGTCGGGAACGTGTTGCGGGCGCCCTGCAGGCGGCTGTCTGTGGAGGACATGGCACACGTGGCCCGCAAGCTGGGCCTCAGGGTCGACGAGGACTGTGAGGAGTGCCAGAAGGCGAAAGACCGGATGGAGAGGATTACCCGGAAAATCAAGGACTCAGATGCCTACCGGAGGGATGAGCTGAGGCTGCAGGGGGACCCCTGGAGAAAGGCAGCCCAAGTGGAGAAGGAGTTCTGCCAGCTCCAGTGGGCCGTGGACCCCCCCGAGAAGCACAGGGCTGAGCTGAGGCGGCGGCTGCTAGAACTTCGAATGCAGCAGAACGGCCACGATCCCTCCTCGGGGGTGCAGGAGTTCATCTCGGGGATCAGCAGCCCCTCCCCGAGTGAGAAGCAGTACTTCCTGAGGTGGATGGAGTGGGGCTTGGCGAGGGTGGCCCAGCCGAGACTGAGACAGCCTCCGGAGACGCTTCTCACCCTGAGACCAAAGCACGGGGGCCCCACAGACTTGGGGGAGCCGCTCTGGCCTGAGCCCCTGGGGGTGGAACACTTCCTGCGGGAGATGGGCCAGTTTTACGAGGCCGAGAGCTGCCTCGTGGAGGCAGGAAGGCTGCCGGCAGGCCAGAGGCGTTTTGCCCACTTCCCCGGCTTGGCCTCGGAGCTGCTGCTGACAGGGCTGCCTCTGGAGCTGATCGACGGGAGCACCCTGAGCATGCCTGTCCGCTGGGTCACGGGGCTCCTGAAGGAGCTGCACACCCGACTGGAGAGACGCTCAAGGCTGGTGGTCCTGTCAGCCCTCGGGGTGCCGTGCACAGGCAAGTCCACGCTCCTCAACACCATGTTTGGGCTGCGGTTTGCCACAGGGAGGAGCTGTGGTCCTCGAGGAGCCTTCATGCAGCTCATCACAGTGGCCGAGGGCTTCAGCCAGGACCTGGGCTGTGACCACATCCTGGTGATAGACTCCGGGGGGTTGATAGGTGGGGCCTTGACCTCAGCTGGGGACAGGTTTGAGCTGGAGGCTTCCTTGGCCACCCTGCTCATGGGGCTGAGCAATGTCACCGTGATCAGCTTAGCTGAAACCAAGGACATTCCAGCAGCTATTCTGCATGCATTTCTGAGGCTGGAAAAAACGGGGCACATGCCCAACTACCAGTTTGTATACCAGAACCTTCATGATGTATCTGTTCCTGGCCCCAGGCCGAGAGACAAGAGACAGCTCCTAGATCCACCTGGTGACCTGAGCAGAGCTGCAGCCCAGATGGAGAAACAGGGTGACGGCTTCCGGGCGCTGGCAGGCCTGGCCTTCTGCGATCCTGAGAAGCAGCACATCTGGCACATCCCTGGCCTGTGGCACGGAGCACCTCCCATGGCCGCAGTGAGCTTGGCCTACAGTGAAGCCATATTTGAATTGAAGAGATGCCTACTGGAAAACATCAGGAATGGCCTgtccaaccaaaacaaaaacatccaGCAGCTCATTGAGCTGGTGAGACGGCTGTGA